The Couchioplanes caeruleus sequence GTTGACGCCGGTGCCGGCCGCGTTCGCCACGCCGAGGACGGAGACCGCGTTGCCCACCACGTTCACCGGCACGGTGACCGGGACGAGGATCTGCGTACCGTTCAGCACGCCCACGTTGCCGTGGCTGTTCTGGGAGTACTTGCCACCCTTGCCGTGCTTGCCGCTCTCGACCCAGTTGATGCCCTGGCCCGCGGCGTTCGACTCACCGGCGACACCGATCGAGTTGCCGACCACGTTCAGCGGCACGGCCACCTTGGTCAGCACCTGCGTGCCGTTGGCGACGCCGACGTTGCCGGAGCTGTTCTGGTCGGCGTGCGCGGCGGCCGGGGCCAGCAGCAGGGCGCCCGCGGCCAGGACACCGACGCTCAGAGTCTTACGAACCCAAGTCTTCATGGAGAGAAGAGCCTTTCGGAAATTGTCAGAAATGGTGAGTCGCGTATTCAGTTGAATGGTGCTTCCGGGCGCAGCGGTGCCCTGGCTGTTTATCGGCTGCCCTGACCCCGCTCGTCGACATGCGCCCAGTGAGAATGGTTCACGACGGTGGAGAACATCCGTCCGAATTACGCTTTCGCGCAATTCGAGGGAGGTCGTGAACAACCCTCATCCGCGTACCGGCGCTTTCGCTCGCGGTCATGTGACGGCCCGGGCCTGGTGATGATTCGCCGCTTGTTCGCAAACGGTTCCAGGAATCGGGCCTCATCGCCTGGGGCGCTCCTGCGCCCGGCGTGCCGCCACTAGTCAGGTGAGACGGTCGGTGCCTCGGCGTCATCGCGCCGGACCTCGACATCGGCCGCGATCGGCAGCCGGCGGCAAGCCGTCGTGCTGTCCGCGACCGCTGACGGAAGGACGGCCGCGGAGGGACCACCGTCCGTCAAGGTTCCCGATCCGGAGGCCGGGATCCCGTTCGCTGCCCCGGGGTCGACCCGCAGCGGTGCGGGTCCATCACCACCGGGTGTTTCGCGGACCGTCGTCGGCACAGCGGCCGTGACGGTCTTTCCCACCTTGTGCCACACCAGGTCCGTCGTGAGGACCGGTGCGGACTTCTGCTCGCCCGCGGCCACGTCCGCGCCCGGCCTGCCGGACGCCGGTGCCGTGACGGCCGGATCCGTGGGCACGGTGGCAGGCTTTGTGGTGCCCGCGCCCGGCTCCGGACGTTCCCGCTGCGGTGCCGCCGGCTCCGGCTCCGCCACGTCATGCAGCAGATCGGTCACCGGAGCGGTCACCGGGGCGAGCGGACCGGTGTCCACCGCCTCGCCGGTAAGGCGAACTGGGGCGGTGATGCCCCGGACGACACGGTCGACCCCGCCCAGGGCGGAGCCCGTGTCCTTGCCGACCTGGGTGACCTCGCCGACCGCGCCCACAACCCCGTGGATCGTGGCCGCCGTGCCGAGGTCGCGCACCGGCTGCGGGAGCAGCTCACCGAAGTGAGCCCCGGTGCGATCGCCGCCGGACTCCCACGGCTTCACGGCCGTCTTGAGGATCCGGTCGGCCACCGGCGCGTCCGCTCCGCCGCCGTGAACCACGGCGCCGAGCAGCGACGAACCGGCCGAGAGCACATCGGTCGCCGGATCATGGTCGGTGGCGTGGGCGGCGGCTCCGGAGAGCAACCAGGCCGCGCCGGCGAGACCGCCGACGACCAGTGCGCGCAGACCCCATCGGGATCCGGACCGTCCCCGTCGCCGCTCCGCCCCCTGGCTGTGGGGCGGCATGAGCGCGGAGCCGGTGGACAAGACGGCCGACGGACGGCGTGCCGGGCGCGGCCTGCGCTCGACCCCCCACCCCGTCATTGGTCCCGCCCCTCGTCGTCGACTCGTGACCGGCGGCCGATTGATCGGCCACTCGATATTGGTAACGAAGCGACACAGTCAGGGTCACGCGGGCGAATGGAGAAAATCGATCGGACGTTTTCCGGCGGATTCTCAGGAATGGGTCCGGTGATCAAACCAATCTGGTACGCGGTCCGGCCCGAAGAACGCCCGACGGGAGCGTGCGACCCAGCAGACCTTCGGCCATCTCGGCCACGTTGATCAGGGATTCCAGATCGATGCCGGTGGCGATGCCCATGTCCTCAAGCATGTGCACGACCTCCTCGGTCGCGATGTTCCCGGAGGCGCCGGGCGCGTACGGGCACCCGCCGATTCCGCCGACGCTCGCGTCGAACTCGGTCACGCCGAGCTCCAGGGCGGTCAGGACGTTCGCCAGCCCCGTACCCCGGGTGTTGTGGAAGTGGAGCAGCTCCGGGCGTACGGCCGAAAGCAGGTCACGGACCCGGCGCGGGGTCGCCATGCCGGTGGTGTCGCCGAACGCGACGCGGTCCGCGCCGTCGGCGCGGACCCGCTCGACCATGGCCGCGACCCGGTCGGGGTCGATGTCCCCCTCGAACGGACAGCCGAAGCTGGTGGCGACGATCACCTCGAGCGTCGCCCCGGCCTCATGGACCAGCGGAATGAGCCCGGCGATGTCGTCGAGCGACTCCTCGGTGGAGCGATTGAGGTTGCGGCGGTTGTGCGTGTCGCTGGCGGAGACCACAACCTCGATCTCCCCGAAACCGGCCTTAATCGCCCGCTCGGCGCCGCGGGTGTTGGGGATGAGCGCGGAATACCGAATGTCCGGATTGTGCCAGGCCCGCGCCCATACCTCGTCGGCGTCGGCCATCTGCGGGATGGCCTTGGGGTGGACGAAAGAGACGGCCTCGATCCGCTTCACACCCGTCCGCGAGAGCGCGTCGATCAGCCGCACCTTGTCGTCGGTCGGGATGGGTTCCTCGTTCTGGAGCCCGTCGCGGGGAGCCACTTCCCGGATCGAGACCGCCGTCGTCATGTCTGTATCCCCCTCGTCAGCGCATCCGGGACACGATGCCCGTGTCATAGTCGCCGGACAGGAACTCGTCGTTCTCCAGCAGCTCGGCGAAGAACGGCAGGTTGTTCTTGGGCCCGGCGATCTCGAACCCGGCCACCGCGGTCCGCGCCTTGGCGATCGCGTCCGCCCGGTCGGCGCCGAAGACGATCAGCTTCGCCATCAGCGAGTCGTAGAACGGCGTCACCGTGGTGTCGGCCGCGTAGCCGGAGTCCACCCGGACGCCCTCGCCGGTCGGCTCCACCCAGGCGCTGACCTTGCCGGGACCCGGCAGGAACCGCTTGGGGTCCTCGGCGTTGACCCGGAGCTCGATCGCGTGCCCGGTCGTCGTGAGCGCGTCCACGTCGAAGGTGGGCGCCTCGCCGGAGGCGATCCGCAACTGCTGCTCGACCAGGTCGATGCCGTGGATGAGCTCGGTGATCGGGTGCTCGACCTGCAGCCGCGTGTTCATCTCCAGGAAGAAGAACTCGCCGGTAGAGGGGTCGAGCAGGCACTCGACGGTGCCGGCGTTGCGGTAGCTGACGGCCTCACCGGCCTTCACCGCCGCGGCCAGGAAACGCGCGCGCAGCTCGGGGCCGACCGCCGGGCTCGGCGCCTCCTCGACCAGCTTCTGGTTGCGCCGCTGCACCGAGCACTCACGCTCGCTGAGGGCGATCACGCGGCCGTCCGCCAGACCCAGGATCTGCACCTCGACGTGGCGTACCCGCGGGAAGTAGCGCTCGATGAGCACCGAGCCGTCGCCGAACATGCGCTCGGCGAACCCGCGGACCTTGTCGTACTCGGTGCGCAGGCCTGCCTCGTCGTTCGCGACGGCCATGCCCATGCCACCGCCGCCCGCGGCCGCCTTGACCATCACCGGGTAGCCGATCCCGGTCGCGGCCTCGATCGCCGCCTCCACGGAGGCCGCCGGGTCCTGTGTGCCGGGCGCGACCGGCACGCCGGCCGCGGCCATCAGGTTCCGAGCATTGATCTTGTCGCCCATCGCGGTGATCGCATCGGCGGACGGTCCGACCCACACCAGACCGTTGGCCTCGACCGTACGGGCGAAGTCGGCGTTCTCGCTCAGGAAGCCGTAGCCGGGGTGGATGGCCTGCGCGCCGGTGGACTTCGCGGCGGCGAGGATGGCCTCGGTGTTGCGGTAGCTCTCGGCCGGGTTGGCCGGTCCGACGCACACCGCCTCGTCCGCCTCGGTGACGAACGGCATGCCCGCGTCCGCCTCGGAGTAGACCGCGATCGACCGGATCCCCAGCCGCTTGGCGGTACGGATGATCCGGCGGGCGATCTCGCCCCGGTTGGCGATGAGCAGCGACTCGATCATTTCGCTCTTTCTCTTGGTCTCTCTACCTGGTGGAATCTTGGTGACAGCTCGAGGTGGGTCGGCCTTCCGTGGCCTTGCTCCGCCTCGGCCTTCCTCGGCCGTGCTCGCCGTTCCCGGCCTTCTCCGCCTTGCTCTTGCTTGGCGTTCCCGGCCGCGCTGGCGTTCCCGGCCTTGCTCTTGCTTGGCGTTCCCGGCTGGCGTTCCGGCCTTGCTCGGCGTTCTCGCGTTCCGGGCCTTCGGCCGTTCCACTCACCCCACGGGGATTGGGCTTGGTCAGCGGCCGATCAGGGCGTGCACGGTGGCCTCTCGCAGCAGGACCGCCCGCCGGCGCCGGTCCACCTCGCCGCCGAGGAATGGCGTCGAATTCATCAGGCCGAAGGCGGAGTGGGCGAGCACGCGGGCCTCGGCCGCATCGAGCTCAGGGCGCAGCGTGGCGAGCACGGCGACCCACTCCTCGACATAGAGGCGCTGGAGGCGGCGAATCTGCCGGCGCGGCTCCTCGGGCAGCCGGTCCAGCTCATGCAGGTGCAGAGCGATGACCGCCGGGTGGGCCAGTGCGAACTCGACGTGGAACTCGATCAGGTCGGCGAGCGCGGCCCGCGCATCGTCCGGATGGCGGGCGACGCGGTCCTTGCCGCCGTGCAGCAGGCTCTCGCTCACCGGGATGAGGGCAGCCACCAGCATGGCCTCTTTGCCCGCGAAGTGGTGGTAGAGCGCCGGGCCGGTGACACCTGCCGCCGAGCCGATGTCATCCATCGACACACCGTGATATCCCCGGGCGGCGAAGAGGCCGACCGCGATCTCCAGGATCTCGTCCCGGCGCGAACGCCGGCGCGGAGCCGGCGGTCCGGGACGCTGCTGCTGATCTACCGTCACCTGGCAACTCTAACCCGCTGTCAAGCCCTCCCCTTAACGGCCGTTCAGGCACTTCCGTCCGATGCCGGTCGGCTCGCGGCTCGCTTCACCGGGGTTGAGCGGCGTCCCCGCTGGTCGCGCCGGGCGGCTCGCCGGGCGGTGATGATTTGTATGACGTTCCGCGGTTTGTGCTGAGAAACACAGCGTCACGGCTCCGGATACCCACCGGTCGCGTGAACGCCTCCGACCGGGCGCCCGCGCCCGGCTGGCGGACACGCCCGAGAGACCGCGACGCGCCGGGACGGACGCGGCCGCAACGCATAGCTCTGCCGCTGACCCGGCCTTCTCCCCCGGGCCGGCCCCCAACGTTCCCCACCGCAGCCCAGCCGACAGCGTTCCTTCACGCCGCCAGCCGGCACGGCCCATCCCGCGGAGCTCGCGCACCGAGCTGACCGCCGCGGCTCGGCTCCCGAGCTCGACCACCGCGGCCAACCTCAGACCTGCCCCGCCGGAACTCGGCTCCCGAGCTCGACCGCCGCGGCCGCCCTCGGAGCCGACCCGCCGAGGGCCGGTGGGGGCGGCGGAAGGTCAGGCGAGCCCGCCGGGCTCCGATCCCTTGACGATCGGCGCGCGCACCAGGTTGCCCCATTCGGTCCACGAACCGTCGTAGTTGCGGACCTGTGGATAACCGAGCAGATGGCGCAGCACGAACCAGGTGTGGCTGGACCGCTCACCGATCCGGCAGTAGGCGATGATGTCGTCGCCGGTCTCCAGACCCAGCTCGTCGCGGTAGATCTTGGCGAGCTCGTCGGCGGGCTTGAAGGAGCCGTCCTCATTGGCAGCCGACTTCCACGGCTTGCTGACGGCTCCCGGGATGTGGCCACCGCGCAGCGCACCCTCCTGCGGGTATGCCTCCATGTGCGTCAGCTCGCCGGTGTACTCCTGCGGGGACCGGACGTCGACCAGGGGACGCCCGGCCGAGATGTGCCCCATGACCTGGTCGCGGAACGCGCGGATCGGGCCGTCCTCACGAATCGGCACCGGGTACGTCGCCGGCGGGCGTACGGTCTTCTCCCGGGTGATCTCGCGGCCCTCGGCCACCCACTTCTGCCGGCCGCCGTCGAGCAGCCGGACGTCGCGGTGCCCGAAGAGGCTGAAGACCCAGAGGGCGTACGCGGCCCACCAGTTGAAATTGTCGCCGTAGAACACGACCGTGTCGTCCCGGCCGATGCCCTTGGCCTCGCAGAGCGCCGCGAAGGCCTCCGGGTCGAGATAGTCGCGGGTGAGCTGGTCGTTCAGCTCGAGATGCCAGTCGACCTTCACCGCACCCGGGATGTGCCCGGTGTCGTAGAGCAGCACGTCCTCGTCCGACTCGACGATCACGAGGCCGGGGGTGTCGAGGTGGGCGGCGAGCCACTCGGTGGTGACCAGTTTGTCGGGATGGGCGTACGCCTGTAGGGACGGCGCCGGATCGTTCGCAACGGGCATGGCGTTCACGCTATCGCCTTGACGGGGGTGAGCTCGGGACGCTTCGCCGTGACGGCGTCGCCCGACGAGGCACCGGCCAGACGTCGCTTGATCCAGGGCGCCAGATGCTGCCCGGCCCAGCGCAGGTCGGCGCCGCGGGCCAGGAGCCATGGGGTGGGCGCAGGCATCGGCGGGACGAGCAACCACTCCTCCTTGACGCCGACGCCGAGCGCCTTCAGCACGTGCCCGGCGACGCGGCGATGCCCGGCGGCCGACATGTGCAGGCGGTCGGCGCTCCACATCAACGGGTTGTGGAAGGTCTTGTCGGCGAACAGATCGATCAAGTGAGCGCCGTGGCGCTCGGCGATCTGCCCGACTCCGTCGTTGAGCGCGGCGGCGCGGGGGCCGACGATGCGCTGGCCGGGCAGGACCGCGGTGACGTCGGCGAACCGGAAGAGGATCACGTCGGCGCCGGTCGCCCGCATCCGGCCGACCACGGAGTCGAGCTTCTCCACCAAGGCCCAGGGATCCACCTTGCGCCGCAGCACGTCGTTGCCGCCCGCGGCGAGGCTGACGAGGCTCGGTTGCATCGCGAGGGCGGGCTCGAGCTGCTCGCCGATGATCTGGTCGAGGAGCTTGCCGCGCACGGCGAGGTTCGCGTACCCGAAATCGGGGCCGGCCTCGACGGCCAGGCGCGCGGCCACCAGGTCGGCCCACCCGCGATAGGTGCCGTCGGGATAGCTGTCATCCATGCCCTCGGTGAAGCTGTCACCCATCGCGACGAAGTTCTTCCAGGCCATGGCACCTCCTGAACGCCTGCTTCCTGGCCGGACCCACCCGAGTTTTCCACTGCGGGCTGTCCGATGGGACGTGACGATGACGACATCGACGGGCCTGTGGATAACCGGGTGTTTCTGTCGGAACGGCTCCCTACGATCACGGTCATGGTGCTGCGAATGTCCACGATGCTGCTCAAGACCCTTCGCGAGGAGCCGGTCGAGGCGGAGGTGCCGAGCCATCGGCTCCTCCTGCGTGCCGGTTACATCCGTCGCGCAGCGCCGGGCGGTTACACGTGGCTTCCGCTCGGCAAGTTGGTGCTCGACCAGGTGACGCGGATCATCCGCGAGGAGATGTCCGCCATCGGCGGCCAGGAGGTCGGCTTCCCGTCGCTCCTGACGCGCGAGGCCTACGACCTCAGCGGCCGCTGGACCGAATACGGCGACGGCATCTTCACGCTGAAGGACCGGCGCGGCGCGGACCACCTGCTCGCGCCCACGCACGAGGAGATGTTCACGCTGCTCGTGCAGGACATGACCAGCTCCTATCGTGACTTCCCGCTGATCCTCTTCCAGGTGCAGACGAAGTTCCGCGACGAGGCACGCCCGCGCGCCGGGCTGCTGCGGGGCCGCGAGTTCCTGATGAAGGACGCCTACTCGTTCGACCTCTCGGAGGAAGGCCTGATCGAGGCGTACGGGAAGCATCGCGCGGCCTATCAGCGCATCTTCGAACGCCTCGGCCTGGAGCACACCATCGTGTCCGCCATGTCGGGTGCCATGGGCGGCTCCGCCTCGGAGGAGTTCCTGGCCGCGGCCGAGGTGGGCGAGGACACCTTCGTCGGCTGCACCGGGTGCGACTACGCGGCGAACACCGAGGCCGTGGTCACCCCGGTGCCTCCCGCCGACGACCGCGAGCACGGCCCGCTGACCGTGCACGACACTCCCGACACCCCGACGATCGCCTCGCTGGTCGACCTTGCGAACGCCCGCGCCTTCGACGGCCGCACGGACTGGACGGCCGCCGACACC is a genomic window containing:
- a CDS encoding TetR/AcrR family transcriptional regulator, whose protein sequence is MTVDQQQRPGPPAPRRRSRRDEILEIAVGLFAARGYHGVSMDDIGSAAGVTGPALYHHFAGKEAMLVAALIPVSESLLHGGKDRVARHPDDARAALADLIEFHVEFALAHPAVIALHLHELDRLPEEPRRQIRRLQRLYVEEWVAVLATLRPELDAAEARVLAHSAFGLMNSTPFLGGEVDRRRRAVLLREATVHALIGR
- a CDS encoding SGNH/GDSL hydrolase family protein codes for the protein MAWKNFVAMGDSFTEGMDDSYPDGTYRGWADLVAARLAVEAGPDFGYANLAVRGKLLDQIIGEQLEPALAMQPSLVSLAAGGNDVLRRKVDPWALVEKLDSVVGRMRATGADVILFRFADVTAVLPGQRIVGPRAAALNDGVGQIAERHGAHLIDLFADKTFHNPLMWSADRLHMSAAGHRRVAGHVLKALGVGVKEEWLLVPPMPAPTPWLLARGADLRWAGQHLAPWIKRRLAGASSGDAVTAKRPELTPVKAIA
- a CDS encoding sulfurtransferase; this encodes MPVANDPAPSLQAYAHPDKLVTTEWLAAHLDTPGLVIVESDEDVLLYDTGHIPGAVKVDWHLELNDQLTRDYLDPEAFAALCEAKGIGRDDTVVFYGDNFNWWAAYALWVFSLFGHRDVRLLDGGRQKWVAEGREITREKTVRPPATYPVPIREDGPIRAFRDQVMGHISAGRPLVDVRSPQEYTGELTHMEAYPQEGALRGGHIPGAVSKPWKSAANEDGSFKPADELAKIYRDELGLETGDDIIAYCRIGERSSHTWFVLRHLLGYPQVRNYDGSWTEWGNLVRAPIVKGSEPGGLA
- a CDS encoding acetyl-CoA carboxylase biotin carboxylase subunit; translated protein: MIESLLIANRGEIARRIIRTAKRLGIRSIAVYSEADAGMPFVTEADEAVCVGPANPAESYRNTEAILAAAKSTGAQAIHPGYGFLSENADFARTVEANGLVWVGPSADAITAMGDKINARNLMAAAGVPVAPGTQDPAASVEAAIEAATGIGYPVMVKAAAGGGGMGMAVANDEAGLRTEYDKVRGFAERMFGDGSVLIERYFPRVRHVEVQILGLADGRVIALSERECSVQRRNQKLVEEAPSPAVGPELRARFLAAAVKAGEAVSYRNAGTVECLLDPSTGEFFFLEMNTRLQVEHPITELIHGIDLVEQQLRIASGEAPTFDVDALTTTGHAIELRVNAEDPKRFLPGPGKVSAWVEPTGEGVRVDSGYAADTTVTPFYDSLMAKLIVFGADRADAIAKARTAVAGFEIAGPKNNLPFFAELLENDEFLSGDYDTGIVSRMR
- a CDS encoding hydroxymethylglutaryl-CoA lyase — translated: MTTAVSIREVAPRDGLQNEEPIPTDDKVRLIDALSRTGVKRIEAVSFVHPKAIPQMADADEVWARAWHNPDIRYSALIPNTRGAERAIKAGFGEIEVVVSASDTHNRRNLNRSTEESLDDIAGLIPLVHEAGATLEVIVATSFGCPFEGDIDPDRVAAMVERVRADGADRVAFGDTTGMATPRRVRDLLSAVRPELLHFHNTRGTGLANVLTALELGVTEFDASVGGIGGCPYAPGASGNIATEEVVHMLEDMGIATGIDLESLINVAEMAEGLLGRTLPSGVLRAGPRTRLV